Within the Clostridia bacterium genome, the region CAGAGATTGTGAGCGCAGGTGCTTAAAGGGGGCGGTAGCTTGAATATTGGGGTGTTGGCTTCGGGACGAGGGACTAATTTGCAAGCCATTATCGATGCCATTGAACGAGGCGAGCTCCATGCCCAGGTGGCGGTGGTGATAAGCGACCGCCGGGACGCCCTGGCCCTCGAGCGGGCTAGGCAGCACGGCATCCCGGCCGTATTCCTGGATCCTAAGCTCTATCCAAGCCGGGAAGCCTATGATCTGGCGGTAGCGGAGGAGCTAAAACGCTACCAGGTAGAGGTGGTAGCGTTGGCGGGTTACATGCGGCTGGTCACTCCGGCCTTTTTAGCCCGTTTTCCCCTGCGGGTGGTAAACATTCACCCCGCCCTTTTGCCCTCCTTTCCGGGGGTGGAGGCCCAGCGCCAGGCGGTGGAATATGGGGTCAAGTACTCCGGGTGCACGGTCCACTTCGTGGATGAGGGGATGGACACCGGGCCCATCATTGCCCAAGCGGTGGTCCCGGTGCGCGATGATGATACCGCCGAGAGCCTGGCCGAGCGCATCCTTAAGGAGGAGCATCGCCTCTACCCCTATGTGCTAGAGCTCATAGCCCAAGGACGGGTGGAGGTGCGGGGACGGAAAGTTTATATTCATTAGGCTCTTTGGCAGTAGCCACTGCCCGCATGAGATGGCATGAAAAAGTGTGTGGATCCGGAAGAAGTATGAAAACGTTGGGGCTGCTGGTGCCAGGCGACTTTGGGCGAGCCTTGCGAGCCGTTGGCGAGACTGAGCCCGGAGGCGGGCCGGAGGACACGATGTCCGGAGCCGGCCACGGACATGGAGGTCCGATTGGCCGGGAAGCCCGCCGAAGGCCGAGGGGGAGCCATACGGATCGCCGGTGAGTCCATTTGGAGCCTGTGCCAGCGCCCCAGCATGAGGCATGTTTCCGGTATACCTATGTGGTGGACGAGGAGGTAGCGAAATTGGCGAAACGGGCGATTATTAGCGTTTCCAACAAGGAAGGCATAGTGGAATTAGCCCGGGGGCTACTAGAGCTTGGCTGGGAGATAGTCTCCACCGGCGGCACTGCCCAGGCCCTGCGGGCGGCTGGCATCCAGGTTACCTACATTAGTGACGTCACTGGCTTCCCAGAAATCTTGGACGGTCGGGTTAAAACCCTTCACCCCAAGGTGCACGGGGGTATCCTGGCCCGCCGTACCCCGGAGCACTTGACCGAGCTGGAAGCCCAGGGGATCATCCCCATCGACTTGGTGGTGGTTAACCTTTACCCGTTCCAAGCGACCATTGCTAAGCCGCAGGTTACGTTGGAAGAAGCGGTGGAGAACATCGATATCGGCGGCCCCACCATGGTCCGGGCGGCAGCCAAGAACTTTG harbors:
- a CDS encoding phosphoribosylglycinamide formyltransferase, which gives rise to MLKGGGSLNIGVLASGRGTNLQAIIDAIERGELHAQVAVVISDRRDALALERARQHGIPAVFLDPKLYPSREAYDLAVAEELKRYQVEVVALAGYMRLVTPAFLARFPLRVVNIHPALLPSFPGVEAQRQAVEYGVKYSGCTVHFVDEGMDTGPIIAQAVVPVRDDDTAESLAERILKEEHRLYPYVLELIAQGRVEVRGRKVYIH